The Crocosphaera subtropica ATCC 51142 genome includes a window with the following:
- the dapA gene encoding 4-hydroxy-tetrahydrodipicolinate synthase, translating into MSEQSFGKVITAMVTPFDNEGNVNYEMAEKLAVHLVDNGSDSLLLCGTTGESPTLSWSEKSQLFQVVKKAVGSKGKVLAGTGANSTQHAVEMTEKVAKMGLDGSLQVVPYYNKPPQDGLYEHFKKIAESVGNFPIMLYNIPGRTGQNMSPETIAKLAEINNIIAIKEASGNLEQACKIRRMTAPSFIIYAGDDFLTLPLLTVGGIGVVSVASHLVGTQIQQMIAAFDNNQGSKATEINVKLFPLFKVLFCTTNPIPIKAALNLQGWQVGSVRLPLVELSETLKEEVKVVLKELSLIEK; encoded by the coding sequence ATGAGTGAGCAAAGTTTTGGTAAGGTGATTACTGCAATGGTAACGCCATTCGATAATGAGGGAAATGTCAACTATGAAATGGCAGAAAAATTGGCCGTTCATTTAGTTGATAATGGTAGCGACAGCTTATTACTTTGTGGGACAACAGGGGAGTCTCCTACCCTGAGTTGGTCAGAAAAATCTCAGTTATTTCAAGTGGTCAAAAAAGCAGTAGGATCTAAAGGGAAAGTATTAGCAGGAACGGGGGCTAATTCGACTCAGCACGCAGTTGAAATGACCGAAAAAGTTGCTAAAATGGGCTTAGATGGCTCATTACAAGTGGTTCCTTATTACAACAAACCTCCTCAAGACGGACTATATGAACATTTTAAAAAAATTGCTGAAAGTGTAGGCAATTTTCCTATTATGTTGTATAATATACCTGGGCGTACAGGACAAAATATGTCCCCCGAAACCATTGCTAAATTAGCAGAAATTAATAATATTATTGCTATAAAAGAAGCTAGTGGAAATTTAGAACAAGCCTGTAAAATTCGGCGAATGACCGCTCCCTCATTTATAATTTATGCTGGAGATGACTTTTTAACCTTACCGTTGTTAACCGTAGGAGGAATAGGGGTTGTCAGTGTGGCCAGTCATTTAGTTGGCACACAAATACAACAAATGATCGCAGCATTTGATAATAATCAAGGGAGTAAAGCAACAGAAATTAATGTGAAACTTTTTCCCTTATTTAAAGTCTTATTTTGTACAACCAATCCTATCCCCATCAAAGCAGCATTAAATTTACAAGGATGGCAAGTCGGAAGTGTAAGACTTCCCCTAGTAGAATTGTCAGAAACCTTAAAAGAAGAGGTTAAAGTCGTCTTAAAAGAATTATCTCTAATTGAAAAGTAA
- a CDS encoding ribonuclease J translates to MSQTKKQSNLKIIPLGGLHEIGKNTCVLEYNDEIILIDAGIAFPTEEMHGVNIVLPDMTYLRENRHKIKGMIATHGHEDHIGGIPYHLKQFDIPKIYGPKLAMSLLKDKLEEAGVSDRTKLQTVSPREMVRVSPSFLVEFIRNTHSIADSFTIAIHTPLGVVIHTGDFKVDHTPVDGEFFDFQKLAEHGEKGVLCLLSDSTNAEVPGSTPSESSVYPNLDRIIAQAEARLMITTFASSVHRVNIILQLAQKHKRKVAVVGRSMLNVIAHARELGYIKCPDDLFVSLKAANNLPDEQVLILTTGSQGETLAALTRISRGSHRHIKVRPGDTIVFSANPIPGNTIAVVNTIDRLMMQGAKVIYGRHHGIHVSGHGCQEDHKLMLALTRPKFFVPVHGEHRMLVKHAETAYKMGIPADNIVIINNGDIVEVSEDSIGVAGKVPSGIELVDQAGVVHEHVMEDRQQLAQDGVVTVAAAISWEGNLLTSPEVDLRGVVSKVEYSLIKQLIIRAIENILENRWNEFASGDGKTEVDWDYLQEEIENTLQRLVKRELRSYPLVIFLLQTPEQPSRPEPTANRKVYRRRRPTASTAS, encoded by the coding sequence ATGAGTCAAACTAAGAAACAATCCAACCTAAAAATTATTCCCTTAGGGGGACTGCACGAAATCGGAAAAAACACCTGTGTCTTAGAGTACAACGACGAGATTATTCTCATTGATGCGGGTATTGCCTTTCCCACCGAAGAAATGCACGGGGTAAACATTGTTTTACCCGATATGACCTATTTACGGGAAAATCGTCATAAAATTAAAGGAATGATCGCGACTCACGGTCACGAAGACCATATCGGTGGTATTCCCTATCATTTGAAACAATTTGATATTCCCAAGATTTACGGGCCGAAGTTGGCCATGTCCTTACTCAAAGATAAATTAGAAGAAGCAGGGGTCAGCGATCGCACTAAGCTACAAACCGTCAGTCCGAGAGAAATGGTTAGGGTGAGTCCCTCCTTTTTAGTCGAATTCATCCGTAATACTCATTCCATTGCTGATAGCTTCACCATAGCCATTCATACACCCTTAGGGGTTGTCATCCACACAGGAGACTTTAAGGTCGATCATACCCCCGTCGATGGAGAATTTTTCGACTTTCAAAAATTAGCTGAACACGGGGAAAAAGGCGTTCTCTGCTTACTGAGTGACTCCACCAATGCAGAAGTACCCGGCAGTACCCCTTCAGAAAGTTCAGTCTATCCCAACTTAGATCGCATTATTGCCCAGGCCGAAGCACGGTTAATGATCACTACCTTTGCCTCTTCGGTGCATCGGGTCAATATCATCTTACAACTAGCACAAAAACATAAGCGCAAAGTGGCGGTAGTGGGACGTTCGATGTTAAACGTCATCGCCCACGCCAGAGAATTAGGCTATATTAAATGCCCTGACGATCTCTTTGTTTCCCTCAAAGCAGCCAATAATCTACCCGATGAACAAGTTTTAATTTTAACCACCGGGTCACAGGGAGAAACCTTAGCAGCCCTAACCCGTATCTCTAGAGGATCTCACCGTCATATTAAAGTTCGTCCAGGGGATACCATTGTTTTTTCTGCTAACCCCATTCCAGGGAACACCATTGCGGTAGTAAATACAATCGATCGCCTCATGATGCAAGGGGCAAAAGTGATTTATGGCCGTCATCATGGAATTCATGTTTCTGGTCATGGTTGTCAAGAAGACCACAAATTGATGTTAGCCCTAACTCGGCCTAAATTCTTCGTTCCGGTTCACGGGGAACATCGAATGCTGGTTAAACACGCCGAAACCGCTTATAAAATGGGAATTCCGGCCGATAATATTGTCATTATTAACAACGGGGACATTGTTGAGGTTTCCGAAGATAGTATTGGCGTAGCAGGAAAAGTTCCTTCAGGGATCGAATTAGTTGATCAAGCCGGTGTGGTTCACGAACACGTTATGGAAGATCGCCAACAACTTGCTCAAGACGGTGTAGTGACGGTCGCTGCAGCCATTAGTTGGGAAGGCAACTTATTAACCTCCCCCGAAGTGGACTTACGAGGTGTAGTGAGTAAGGTGGAATATTCTTTGATCAAACAACTAATTATTCGAGCGATCGAGAATATTTTAGAGAACCGTTGGAACGAGTTCGCTTCAGGGGATGGCAAAACAGAGGTAGACTGGGACTACTTACAAGAAGAAATTGAAAACACCCTACAAAGGTTAGTGAAACGGGAATTAAGAAGTTATCCCCTGGTTATTTTCTTGTTACAAACCCCAGAACAGCCTTCTAGACCGGAACCAACCGCTAACCGGAAAGTTTATCGTCGTCGTCGTCCCACGGCTTCAACCGCTTCTTAA
- a CDS encoding DICT sensory domain-containing protein produces MSRSKSVLTQLLQIFPQWRPQMYFKASLTALSHAMEDQVLAGSEQPLVIASFQRERFYRQEAQRYRRIAQKSNQVYVLAAPETDFKHRSQDYETVAFDTDDPLAQEWHLIVLGTNYASCLICQEKSTAQNKEMTADMDNHRRFEGIWTFDRQVTQQAANILLNTIVDYRPELENKVQQAYDQYIPLDILRGGSTKTEDVDNTTWDVTKNNPDPFVQRLVTYLQAGQYKLIKANRSLATKEHKERLINSVTTAIRLSLDPDEILQIAVQKLGEGLGVCRCLVYRCKETDATATIEHEFLNQGIPSIKGQTWPLRHNPLFQEVVELRDALTIDNATSDPRLANGKGETTSLGQSLQTLVSSCSILSWMLVPIFYRGRLLGMLELHHCGPKPITWKEEDVALVNAIATQIGVALIQAEAYANLQDLNEQLEALDRTRSNLVAITGHELRTPLSTIQVCLESLASEPDMSPELRQVMLNTALQDAERMRKLVQDFLTLSQLESGRVEWNIEALDLHECVELSLSNVRARHKETKLPNIENLVMEELPLVKADGEWLVEVLAKLLDNACKFTSEEGKITIEVSCNSPHHLEVTVADTGRGIEPKRLETVFDRFYQEEGALRRSTGGTGLGLAICRQIVRGWGGKIWAESQGKDHGSKFHFTIPIYIDQVQNQRSNQNIVSSSQTKEKARGKRKK; encoded by the coding sequence ATGAGCAGATCAAAATCGGTTTTAACACAACTACTGCAAATTTTTCCTCAATGGCGGCCTCAGATGTATTTTAAGGCTTCCTTAACTGCCCTGTCTCATGCTATGGAAGATCAGGTATTAGCAGGATCAGAACAACCGTTAGTCATCGCCAGTTTTCAACGAGAACGATTTTATCGTCAAGAAGCCCAACGATATCGACGAATTGCCCAAAAAAGCAATCAAGTCTATGTCTTGGCAGCCCCAGAAACAGACTTTAAACACCGTTCCCAGGACTATGAAACCGTCGCTTTTGATACAGATGATCCCTTAGCTCAAGAATGGCATTTAATTGTTCTAGGAACCAATTATGCCAGTTGTTTAATTTGTCAAGAAAAAAGTACCGCTCAAAATAAAGAAATGACGGCGGATATGGATAATCATCGTCGTTTTGAAGGGATTTGGACTTTTGATCGTCAAGTGACTCAACAGGCTGCTAATATTCTCTTAAATACAATTGTTGATTATCGCCCCGAACTAGAAAACAAAGTTCAACAAGCCTATGACCAATATATCCCCCTTGATATCCTAAGGGGTGGGTCGACTAAAACCGAAGATGTGGATAACACAACTTGGGATGTGACTAAAAATAACCCCGATCCTTTTGTGCAACGGTTAGTGACTTATTTGCAAGCAGGGCAATATAAACTCATCAAAGCGAATCGTTCTCTGGCGACCAAAGAACATAAAGAAAGACTAATCAACTCAGTTACCACAGCTATTCGTTTATCCCTTGATCCTGACGAAATTCTCCAAATTGCCGTGCAGAAGTTAGGAGAAGGGTTAGGGGTCTGTCGTTGTTTAGTGTATCGCTGCAAGGAAACAGACGCGACAGCCACCATTGAACACGAATTTCTCAACCAAGGCATTCCCTCTATTAAGGGACAAACTTGGCCGCTACGACATAATCCTTTATTTCAAGAGGTGGTTGAGTTACGAGATGCTTTAACCATCGATAACGCTACCAGCGATCCTCGCTTGGCTAATGGAAAAGGAGAAACAACCTCATTGGGACAATCTTTACAAACATTAGTGAGTAGCTGTTCGATCTTATCCTGGATGTTAGTACCGATTTTCTATCGTGGTCGACTGTTGGGAATGTTGGAGTTGCATCATTGTGGTCCTAAACCCATTACCTGGAAAGAAGAAGATGTGGCCTTAGTAAATGCGATCGCCACACAAATTGGGGTAGCCCTCATCCAAGCAGAAGCCTATGCTAATCTTCAGGATCTCAATGAACAATTAGAAGCCCTCGATCGCACTCGTTCTAATTTAGTGGCTATCACTGGCCATGAATTACGCACTCCACTATCCACCATTCAAGTGTGTTTAGAAAGTTTGGCCTCAGAACCAGATATGTCCCCTGAGTTGCGCCAAGTCATGCTTAATACCGCTTTACAAGATGCTGAACGAATGCGAAAGCTGGTACAAGATTTCCTCACTTTATCCCAATTAGAAAGTGGACGAGTAGAATGGAATATTGAAGCCTTAGATTTGCATGAATGTGTCGAATTATCTTTAAGCAATGTGAGGGCCCGTCATAAGGAGACAAAACTCCCTAACATTGAAAATTTGGTAATGGAGGAATTACCCTTAGTTAAAGCAGACGGAGAATGGTTAGTAGAAGTCTTGGCTAAACTACTGGACAACGCTTGCAAATTTACCAGCGAAGAGGGAAAAATCACCATCGAGGTTAGTTGTAATAGTCCTCACCATTTAGAGGTTACAGTAGCTGATACAGGGCGAGGAATCGAACCGAAACGCTTAGAAACCGTCTTTGATCGTTTTTACCAGGAAGAAGGGGCATTACGGCGCAGTACAGGGGGAACTGGGTTAGGGTTAGCGATCTGTCGTCAAATTGTTCGGGGTTGGGGTGGAAAAATTTGGGCTGAGTCCCAAGGCAAAGATCATGGTAGTAAGTTCCACTTTACGATTCCCATTTATATTGATCAGGTGCAAAATCAACGATCTAATCAAAATATTGTCAGTTCTAGTCAAACCAAAGAAAAAGCACGAGGAAAACGAAAAAAATAA
- a CDS encoding response regulator transcription factor produces the protein MPRILVIEDDDAIRDLIATNLEMAGYDIKQAPDGIKGQALAVQLQPDLIMLDLMLPKVDGFTVCQRLRRDDRTADIPVLMLSALGQTQDKVEGFNAGADDYLTKPFELAEMLARVRALLRRTDRIPQAAKHSEILNYGPLTLIPERFEAIWFEDTVKLTHLEFELLHCLLQRHGQTVSPSEILKEVWGYDPDDDIETIRVHIRHLRTKLEPDPRHPCYIKTVYGAGYCLELPSSEQLPLSTDAAVV, from the coding sequence ATGCCTCGAATACTCGTAATTGAAGATGACGATGCCATTAGAGACCTTATCGCCACCAACCTAGAGATGGCGGGTTATGACATCAAACAAGCCCCAGACGGCATTAAAGGACAGGCGTTAGCCGTTCAATTACAGCCTGATTTAATCATGCTGGATTTAATGTTGCCCAAAGTGGATGGGTTTACCGTTTGTCAAAGACTGCGACGGGACGACCGAACCGCCGATATTCCGGTGTTAATGTTATCCGCTTTAGGTCAAACCCAAGACAAAGTCGAAGGGTTTAATGCCGGGGCTGATGATTATTTAACCAAACCCTTCGAGTTAGCAGAAATGCTGGCCAGGGTACGGGCTTTACTCAGACGAACCGATCGCATTCCTCAAGCGGCCAAACATTCGGAAATCTTGAATTATGGTCCGTTGACCTTAATTCCGGAACGATTTGAAGCCATTTGGTTTGAGGATACTGTCAAGTTAACTCATTTAGAATTTGAGTTACTGCACTGTTTACTACAGCGTCATGGCCAAACGGTGTCCCCTAGCGAAATTCTCAAGGAAGTGTGGGGTTATGATCCCGATGACGATATTGAGACGATTCGTGTTCATATTCGTCATTTGCGAACAAAATTGGAACCCGATCCTAGACATCCTTGCTACATCAAAACCGTTTACGGGGCTGGTTACTGTTTGGAGTTACCGAGTTCTGAACAGTTACCTTTGTCTACTGATGCTGCAGTGGTGTAA
- the mutL gene encoding DNA mismatch repair endonuclease MutL, giving the protein MSPPIQLLSPEIVNLIAAGEVIDSLAAVVRELVENAIDAEATRLTISIVPELWQVTVADNGRGMSLENLRHCAKAHHTSKICDLDDLWKITSLGFRGEALFSITQVGQLTIKSRDATGYQVGWCVDYNQQGEIIKEQTSPMASGTIVTASNLFGTIPVRRQGLPTIKQQLKAIQGMIDNMSLCHPQITWQVYHNHQSWLTISPGKTPQQILPQLLKSVHFHDLQFLCETIITPSQEQAKLEMVLGLPDRTSRGRLDWLKIAVNGRVVRSPRLEQTILAGLSRTLPKGRFPVSFLHFKIPPSEIDWNRHPAKTEIYLQSLEFWQEKVTEIIEKALKLSPLTITTVGQNQRVKKLLKASENKGVYNVGTSHVNELDLIKLRAVGQVNKTYIVAEHSQGLWLVEQHIAHERVLYEQLQDQWQLIPVEQAIILTQLSTKQVEQLERIGIDIEPFGENTWAVRNVPKLLENREDCPDALIELSLGGDLETAQVAVACRSAIRNGVLLDLAQMQDLLDSWKKTRNPRTCPHGRPIYLSLEESSLSRFFRRHWVIGKSHGI; this is encoded by the coding sequence ATGTCACCCCCCATTCAACTTCTTTCCCCTGAGATTGTTAATTTAATCGCAGCCGGAGAAGTGATTGACTCGTTAGCTGCTGTTGTTCGTGAATTGGTGGAAAATGCCATTGATGCAGAGGCTACTCGCTTAACCATTTCAATTGTTCCTGAACTGTGGCAGGTTACGGTGGCTGATAATGGCAGGGGAATGTCTTTAGAGAATTTACGTCACTGTGCTAAAGCCCATCATACTAGCAAAATTTGTGACTTAGACGATCTTTGGAAAATTACCAGTTTGGGGTTTAGGGGAGAAGCTTTATTTAGTATTACTCAAGTCGGCCAGTTAACCATCAAAAGTCGAGACGCTACGGGCTATCAAGTGGGATGGTGTGTTGATTATAATCAGCAAGGGGAAATTATCAAAGAGCAAACCTCTCCAATGGCATCAGGAACCATTGTGACGGCTTCTAACCTCTTTGGGACTATTCCTGTACGTCGTCAAGGTTTACCCACCATAAAGCAGCAATTAAAGGCAATACAGGGCATGATTGACAATATGTCTTTGTGTCATCCCCAAATTACCTGGCAAGTTTATCACAATCATCAATCTTGGCTGACCATCAGTCCAGGGAAAACCCCACAGCAGATTTTACCCCAGTTACTGAAGTCGGTTCATTTTCATGATTTACAGTTTCTCTGTGAGACAATTATTACCCCTTCCCAAGAACAAGCTAAACTAGAAATGGTGTTAGGGTTGCCTGATCGAACTTCACGGGGCCGTTTAGATTGGCTGAAAATAGCCGTTAATGGCCGTGTGGTGCGATCGCCTCGCCTAGAACAAACGATATTAGCTGGGTTAAGTCGTACGCTACCGAAAGGTCGTTTTCCCGTTAGTTTTCTCCATTTTAAGATACCACCGTCGGAAATCGATTGGAATCGTCATCCTGCTAAAACCGAAATTTATTTACAATCTTTGGAATTTTGGCAAGAAAAAGTTACAGAAATTATTGAAAAAGCGTTAAAATTGTCCCCTCTGACTATTACTACAGTCGGACAAAACCAGCGTGTTAAAAAGCTACTCAAAGCGTCAGAAAATAAAGGAGTTTATAATGTTGGAACTTCTCATGTCAATGAATTAGACTTAATCAAATTGAGGGCAGTGGGACAAGTTAATAAAACCTACATTGTTGCCGAACATTCCCAAGGTTTATGGTTAGTTGAACAACATATTGCTCACGAAAGAGTGTTATATGAACAGTTACAAGATCAATGGCAATTAATTCCTGTCGAACAAGCCATTATTTTAACTCAATTATCGACCAAACAAGTAGAACAATTAGAAAGAATTGGTATAGATATTGAACCTTTTGGAGAAAATACTTGGGCAGTTCGTAATGTTCCAAAATTATTAGAAAATAGAGAAGATTGTCCAGACGCTTTAATTGAATTAAGTTTAGGGGGAGACTTAGAAACGGCACAAGTAGCAGTCGCTTGTCGCAGTGCTATTCGTAATGGAGTGTTGTTAGATTTAGCACAAATGCAAGAC